From the Desulfobacterales bacterium genome, the window ATCAGTCCTTTCTGCGGGTGTGCTTCCCACCAGTCCAATTCAACCACATTGCGGATGCCAAGATCATGAAACCAGTTTTTAAAACCGAGGGGAACAAAAAAAACAGTGTCGGCGCCGCCTTTTCGGCGATACAGCCTTATAATGGTGGGTTTGTCCAGCGCATCGTAATGGTCATGGGAAATCACCACCATGTCGATGGGCGGCAGGTTTTCAAATGCAAGGCCCGGCGGAACCACCCGCTTGGGTCCGGCCCACTCTACCGGAGAGGCGCGCTGGGAAAAAACCGGATCCGTCAAAATGTTTTTTCCATCCAGCTGGAGCAGCAGCGTGGCATGGCCGATCCAGGTCGGGGTGATTTTATCCGTGTTTGACCCGAGAAAGGCGGGGTTATTTTTCGCCAGGGGGAACGCATAAGATTCCGGCTCCGGCCTGCTTTGCCAGAGGCGCTGCCAGCGCCATTTTAAAAAGTCCGAAAAGCCGTGGCGCTCATACCCATAAAGATTCCGGAACCCATCGGGGGTATGGTGAGGCTTGGTTGTACTAGGCATTTGCGCGGCACAGTTGCTGATAAGCATCACCAGAAGACCTAACGCCAGCAGCTTGAGTGTTTTGTATTTGGAAACCGGATACACAATATAATTCTCTCATGGAATTAACGGATCAGCTTTCTATACACCTTGTCATGCAGGGGGGTGGGAATTCCCAATTCCTTCCCTTTTTTGACAATATAACCAGTAAATATGTCGATTTCAATCTTGCGGCCGGATTCATAGTCCATTTGCAGGGAAGTTTTGGTGTCATACGGAAAGAGGGAGTTCTTTTTCAGGGCGGCCTGGACCATCTCTTCAGAGATGGTGACTCCTTGGGCGATGCCGATTTCTGCGACCTCGTGCATCAGACCTTCCAGAAAATCGAGTTTTTCGGATTTTTCCACAAACGCGCCGATGGGTTGCTTCAAATAAGCGGTGGCGCTGGCAAGCGGCGAGACAAACAGATATTTTTCCCACACAACGGTTCGGATGTCGGCTGTCAGCGACGCTTTGATGGCCGCCTTTTTTAATATTGTTTCGATGGCGGACAGCCCTTCCATGTTGCCGTCTTCAGGCCCGAATAGAAGCTGACAGGTTCCGCCGGCCTGCCGGACGACCCCCGGTTCGACAATATGGGCGCCGATATAGACGCAGCCGTTTAAAACCCTTGCTTCAGGCAGAGCGGTTTTAAGCGGTCCGACATTGTCGACGCCGTTTAACAGGGTGATGACCGTGCTGGTGCGATCCACGTTGTTTTTGATCTGGGCCGCACTGCCGTCAAGGCCATATCCCTTTACGCAAAACAGCACCAGATCAAAATGTCCGCAGGTTTGGGGTTGATCGGTTGCACGGCCGGGAATCGCTGTAAAATTCCCTTCAGCGGTTATCTGCTTTAAACCGTTTTTTTGAATCTGTTGCAGATGCGCCCCCCTGGCGACAAAAGTAATTTCTACATCCCCACCGGCGGTATAATGGCGGGCGAGCTTACCGCCAAAGTAGCCGCCCACACCGCCGATCCCAATTACGGCAATTCGCATAAGTCCTCCATTATTCCTCATTGGAAATTTCAACGAGGTTTCCATCCGGATCCCTCAGGTAGATGGATAAAAGCGGCCCAAACGCCCCTGACCTTTTTACCGGACCTTCTATGACAGGAATGGAAAGGGATCTCAGTTTTTCCGCTACAACAGACACGGGCGTTTTCGTGATAAAACAAAAATCCGCTGAACCCGGAGTCGGCCGAAGCGCTGCGGGGCTAAATTCATTGCCGGCCTCATGCAGGTTGATTTTGCCGGTATTGAATACCAGTGCGGTGCGATTTTCCGCAAACGTTACGGTCTTTATCCCGAGGGCTGTCTGATAAAAATCACTGGCGGCCGCAACATCTTTAACGGTCAAGACCAGATGGTCGAGTCTTTCAACCTGCATGGGAGTTCCTTTTTAAGGATTCAGCACATCCATTTGAAATGTACCGTCTTCGGTTTCGATGGACAGGCGGTTGCCGCCGATGACGCGGATTGAAAAATCCTTATAAATTTTATGGTTGAATATTAAAACCTTGGACTGACCTTGGCGAAAATAATTGCCGCCGTTAGCCTGAACGGTTCGTTGTATCAGGGCATCGTTTATTTCGATGACCTGGTCGGCCCGCTCCTCCAGCGCTCTTTCCTGGGAGACGGGAAGGATTTCGGGGCAGGCCGGCGGCCAAGGCTGCCGGATGAAAGACAAGCCATCTGCTGCCGCCTGTAGTTGCAGCAGGAGCAGAATGATAACGCAGCGCATGAGGCGTTTGCTTTTTTCCATCATACTTCCTTATTAGACGTCCCGGATATTTTTATATACTATCTGAAACGATCTTAGTATAGTCTCGGTCCAAAGGTTCTTTCAAGGAAAATATGAATTGTGACAGCAGGCGAAACAAATAAAAGACCGAAAATATTTTATGGCTGGTATATCCTCGGGATCGGAATGATGGGCGTCGTAATGGCGGCCGGCACCTCCCAACTCTTC encodes:
- a CDS encoding MBL fold metallo-hydrolase, translating into MYPVSKYKTLKLLALGLLVMLISNCAAQMPSTTKPHHTPDGFRNLYGYERHGFSDFLKWRWQRLWQSRPEPESYAFPLAKNNPAFLGSNTDKITPTWIGHATLLLQLDGKNILTDPVFSQRASPVEWAGPKRVVPPGLAFENLPPIDMVVISHDHYDALDKPTIIRLYRRKGGADTVFFVPLGFKNWFHDLGIRNVVELDWWEAHPQKGLIITAVPVQHWSKRSLFSRNKTLWAGWVVRSERFRFFFSGDSGYTPHFKEIGARMGPFDLAAIPIGAYEPRWFMGRHHMNPEEALQVHEDIKAKKSIGIHWGTFILTDEPLDEPPQRLGAALKQKKNPAPDFTVLKHGETLVWE
- a CDS encoding 2-dehydropantoate 2-reductase; the protein is MRIAVIGIGGVGGYFGGKLARHYTAGGDVEITFVARGAHLQQIQKNGLKQITAEGNFTAIPGRATDQPQTCGHFDLVLFCVKGYGLDGSAAQIKNNVDRTSTVITLLNGVDNVGPLKTALPEARVLNGCVYIGAHIVEPGVVRQAGGTCQLLFGPEDGNMEGLSAIETILKKAAIKASLTADIRTVVWEKYLFVSPLASATAYLKQPIGAFVEKSEKLDFLEGLMHEVAEIGIAQGVTISEEMVQAALKKNSLFPYDTKTSLQMDYESGRKIEIDIFTGYIVKKGKELGIPTPLHDKVYRKLIR
- a CDS encoding VOC family protein, which translates into the protein MQVERLDHLVLTVKDVAAASDFYQTALGIKTVTFAENRTALVFNTGKINLHEAGNEFSPAALRPTPGSADFCFITKTPVSVVAEKLRSLSIPVIEGPVKRSGAFGPLLSIYLRDPDGNLVEISNEE